Below is a genomic region from Miscanthus floridulus cultivar M001 chromosome 1, ASM1932011v1, whole genome shotgun sequence.
AGTATAATGTGGCTAAGTTTGGGTATGTGGATCTTATTATATCATCAATGGCCGACTCTAACCTTGGGATTAAAACATCATGTGGTATTTCTACTAACTCAGAGTCTCCATCATCACTATGCACAGTTCCTTATGCAGTACCATCTCCAATACTTAACACCCAGTCATTAAATTCTTTCACTTGCTCTATAGGTAACCCACTGTCTGCCATGGCAAGCAAGTGCATGTTCACTGTAAGTCTTAGTATCTTAATGTGCTTCTAGATGTAGGAGTTAGTTATGGATGCATCTGTGGTTTCTGATCTACTCCCACCCTCGACAACAGGTAATACTTGGTGAAAATCTCCACCAAGTAGCACCGTTTTCCCACCAAAGAGCTTATGAAAATTGGAAGAGTCCAGTTTACCAAGAATGTCACGCATGCTGCGATCTAGTGACTCAAAACAGTGTCTATGGATCATTGGGGCCTCATCCCATATTATCAAAGAGCATTGGACTATTAAATCTGCTAGGAATGAGCCCCTTCTAATCTCACAAACAGATGACTCATCAATGACTATAGGAATTTTAAACCAGGAATGTGCAGTACGTCCTCCAGGGAGCAAGAGTGCAGCAACCCCTGAAGAGGCTACTGCAAGAACAATAAGTTTTTTAGACCATAACCGCGAAATGATTGCATTCCAAAGAAATGTTTTTCCAGTGCCACCATAGCCATAAACAAAAAAACATTGGCCAGACTTTTCATAAACTGATTGTATAACAACATCGTATATATGTTTTTGCTCAAAATTTAATCGATTCACAAGGCTGTCATGGATATGCATAAGACTGATAGGATCATAAGCCAATTCCTCTGATAGCAGCCTATTTTTCACCTTGTTACAAAGGCTAAGATTAGGTTTCGAAAATCCATAGTTGGTCATCGATGCACCATTCTTACTAAATAAATTATCAAGCTCTACTAAAACATGGTTTTTAATATGCTGTTCTGGAACCGTATAGAATGGTAGTTGCAgcatcatcttgattttatgatgtATATCATCAGTGAAATAAGTATAGAACTCAGAGAACAAGGAGGGCGCGTCGCAAACTGAACAAAAAAGTACTATAGTAACAAGAAGCTGGCGCATTTGAGCGGCTGATCCCCAGACAGATGCTTCTCTAAGAGCCTCACGCCACTCATTGTCATCTCCAAGAAGGCCAAGCGCCTGACAGGCATCTTTAAATGTTGGGTACATAACACTAGCGATAGTTCGAAGATCCTCATAGGATGTAGCACCTTTGGCAACATTCAAGAGCATACGTAGGTAGTACAGCTCACCACAACTAGGGTTTATATATATAGCCCTCCCAATTTTCTTGGATCCTTTGCGGGGATACCAAGCTCTATCCTTTTTATCCCAAACCCACCTAGTAGGGAATTCTATATACGTTAGTTCTCGGGCAGATGGGTACACCCTATTAGCGCAAAACCACTCAGTCAATGTTGTTTTCAGGGAACGAGGGTCATCTACAATATCAGCTAAGGGGCGGTTAGCCTGGTACACAAGGTTGTTCATGAAAGGCAGGTGCACAGATAACCTCTCTACTGAGGGTGTCCTATAATGTATATCAAACTCGAACATACACCAGACAGCCTCATGAGAGGATAAATAACGACAATCAATATACTCCCTAACTTCATCAATTTCGTCATCTTTTTTCTGAGTATCTACCTGTGGCTGAGTGGTGCCATCATTACCTACAGGGTGCTGTTGAGAGGGGCCAGCATGAGTGTCATTATCAAAGCTCTCAATTACAGCTCTAGCACGATCTGGACCCTTTGTGACGTACTTAAACAAATATTTGATTAGATGTGTCTTGTTGCACCATTCAACATTTATGTGGGCTCTAAATCTCTTTAACAAAGACAAGTTGTAAGGAACAACCCATCCACTGTCAAGTCTAACCCCGTACCGCTCGACATAACTACCAGATTCAGGACGCCTATACTGCACGAACCCATCCTCACCAACAATTGTGCTTTGCTGGTAAGCTTTAGGGAAAAATTTCGAGCACTTATTGTTCTTCATGCATGGACATTTTTTGTTAAGCTCCCCACAAGGACCATGCACCATGAATTCGTCGACAAGGCTATAACCCAAAGGGTCTGAAACTCTATCTGGTATATCAGCAGTAATTATTGAATCAATAAACGAAGGCCGTGGGTCTCTCGAGTTACCTTCAAGCCAAAGCAAAATATGCATGTGAGGTAGACCATGCTTCTGGAACTCAATAGTGTAGAGCACTGAAACAGAAAGCAACGGTAAGAATATATGGCATCAAAAGATAGGATCCCTGTGAGCGCAATGAATACTATAGTCGAATAAATCATATAGCATGCATTATTTGGTTACGGCATGCTTTTATGGTAAACTAACACAGGCGAAGAGACAGGAATACTGAAAGATCATGTATCCAGGCAATGGGTAGGGGCCATTTGGTACAGCTCCTTAGGCAGCTCCTGGAGCCTTTTTTGCTCTCCTTCAACCAAACGGTGGCAAGGAAAATGGCTTCACGCTCGGAGTCGCGGAATATCCGctgagagaagaggagagagagggtgggAGCTAAAAAATGTAGCTTCCATCGGCTCCGCCTGCTCCCGTGGGCCCAGCGCACGGCAACGGGCGGATTTGCCCTCGTTGGGGCGTCCGGGCGCCGCCGAGCACGGGGCCACCGGGTCGCCGAGGGGCGAGTTGTTGGGGGCGAGAGCTACGGTGCCGGGCGTGGGGACGCTACGCGGGGCTGCCGGGGTCGCTGCCGTGCTCACGCTCGGAAGCCGCTAGTTGCAGGGCCACCACACGGGGCTACCGGGGTCGCTGCCGTGCTCATGCTCGGAAGCCGCTAGTTGCAGGGCCGCCGCGTGGAGCCACCGGGCGCGGACCACCGAGTCACCGAGGTCGTCAGGCGTGGGGATGCGGATGCAGCGGCCGTCGGGCGTCGGTGGTTGAAGGAGATGCGAATAGGATAAGGTCGGGCATCGGGCGTGCAATTCACCTAGTAGATAAGGttgggaaaagaaaagaaaagagaagaaaaaaagaataaaaaaggtATTATAGAAATTTCGTCGTTCTGGTGAATTGTGAAACGATAAAAAAAATCTGCTTCAGTTCCTGTGGAGTGCTTTCACCAGGAATGGCAGACTCTGTAATTGCATCGGACGGCCCATTACCGGGAGTGACATTAGCAGGAACGCTTTCATGTACACTTGGAGGATTGAATAACCTTCTGGCGTGAAAACACAGCTGCTTTGTCCTAAAAGGTTATTCACTGATAACTACTTGGAACACATAGCTGTGGCATACAATAGCACGCAGGGCCACAAGCCACAGTACTCATTGCAGGATGCATCGTTGAGAAAAGGGACGGCAGGTCTGGCAACCATGAGTGCTGCCTACTACTTTTAGACTACCCACAGCGTAGTCGAGGCTGAGAAAACTATCACAGCCGATGCTGAAAAAACACTCCAACATCACAGTGTTCAGCATCGACATACATGTGCTTGTAGGGACCAATGTCAGAGCATCATCTTCATTTCCTATGCATGAGCAAGCAGCAAACGCCAGCAATGAAATACTATTTTATTCCTCAGCACCGATGCATGTAGGTTCCTCGATGCCAATGTTTTTGAACTCGGCATCGCTACACGCAATGGCACTACCCGATGGCAAGAGTCACTTTTCCATGTTTCAGCATCGCTTCTGACTCACATTGTGGGTAGTCTTATCGAGGATGGCGGTGtctcctaggccttgtttagttggcgaaatttttggcgaaatagTACTGCAGCACTTtcattgttatttggcaattagtgttcaatcatagtctaattaggcttaaaagaatcgtctcgtgaatttcgtctaaactgtgtaattagttttattttttatttatatttaatgtttcatgcatgggtccaaagattcgatgtgacggggaatcttgaaattttttgcaaaatgaagtgcaactaaacaaGCACCTAGTCTCAGCATGGATGCCTGTGCCCTCCACACAAAAAAagctacagcctgttcgtttggctgtggcttgtcgtaaacgatcgtaaatttccagccggaacagtatttttctctcacagaaaccagccagcagtacttcttcacgaaccagcaacgatacgaaccagccaaccgaacaggctgctagtaGGAGAGCTGTGAGCCTCAACTCTTGTGCAGGGCATATGATGGCCTACTTTCTGCATGCATGCTGCTAGCCAGTCTGATGCACCCATGCATCCTTGGAGCATGCAACTACTGCCTACTTTTTCGCCATGCATACTCTAGATTTGACCAAGAGCTAGTTACAAATTAGCGTGAGAAATGCTAGTAGATACCGAGTATGTTAAAAATAGCAGTCGTACCTGCTCATGATTTTCCAAAGTAAGTACCCTTCTTCAGCACCGAAACCAGCTCCTGAACCTTCAATTTAAAAACCCGACTAACCATATCAGGTCTAGCGTTAGCTTTCTGGCCTGGTATAAATGCAAGGGAGTCGTCTATTTCTTGCCACTTGGGATTACAAGTAAAGGTGATAAACAAGTCTGGAGGCCCATAGAACCTACAAATAGCCATTGCGTCCTGGTAGTTTTGTACCCTTGTGTAGTGCGTCATGAATACCCTTGTAAATCTCTGACCTTAGGTTCTTATTGTTTCTAATAATAAATCGAAGCCTATTCTCCTCTACTGAAGCAAATGCATCGACTATATACTGCTGGAACAATCGGTCGCCGCATAACAATGTAGTGGCCTCACAGCTACGTTGTTGTAACCTCACCCCTAGATTTAACCCGCAAGGTCCCCGTGTGGCTATACTTGATCCCTAGTTTGAAGCCCTCCTCACCATATGGGAAAAGAACTGGGTACTGCAAAGCCATGTAATTAGAATGAAGGTTACTAATCCTTCTAAGCCCACCGCCTCTATCCTGAATTATTATATCAGGACTCTTCTTCTCCTCCGAAAAGTCACCAACTATCAAAGCAGCTATCTCGGATCCTGTTGGTGCATTGTACTGAGGTGCAGCTTTCGATCTATCGTGCAATAACCTGAGACGCAATTGGCGGCAACTATTGTTTTGGACCAATAGGTCCCTAGCTGCCCTAAAGGATTTCACCAGCTCATTTGCTACATCAAACATCCTCACTAAGCCCTCGACAATTCTTCTATCAATTTCATTCTCACCCTCACAGTCCCTATCCCTATCAAAAATTGATATTCGATTTTCAACCTCATTATCAGTGTCATAAATATAAAGTTGTGCATATACAGGAGACTTACCCTCATCTGGTAGTAAAGATCTAATTCGATGGTGGACCTGTCCATTAATTTTAAAGACATACGGGCCAGGACCCTTGTTTATATCCATGTCAATTTTAGCACCAAGTGAAGTGAAAGCAAACATGGAGTTGTATGAACGTATAGATTTGATGAAGTATTTAGAGAAAGTATCACCATTTGGGTTCAACAAACCAGCTAGAAATGGAGGGGGGATCTTTTAGAAGAGGCAAGCGCACCTTACCTCCCCTACAACAGAGATGAAAACGTACACGGTCTCCTTCACCTCGATACGTTCTTTTCACACGCTCTTGGTACCAAAACTGCGCACCACAGTACCGACACTTGTGCGCAGGAGGCCCGTAGTATGATATCTCGTCGTCTGCAACCACCACCAAGGAAAATATGATTTTTCTGCTTgcaatatatagacacacacatgcAAACAAGTACCTTCTTTCCTTGACCTTGCTTTTAGCCTCTGACACTGCTGCCCTCCCTCTGCTGCCCTCTTACTGGAACCTGTAACCCTACCTACAGCAACGTAAGATAATTAGTTGGTCATCCTAGAGAATCTACCCTAGCTAGTACCCCAATATAATATAGGGGTCCATGGCTTGCGAAGAGCGCACCAATATCTTTGGATTATAAACACACtcccctccgtccctaaatatctGTTGTTTTCATTTTCCGataaataactttgactaaatatatattaaaaatattaatatgtatcatacataattagtatcattggaaagatctttgaatctagttttttaacaaatttatttggagatactaatgttgcacgcattttctCCAACTCAAGTCAAACTTACGGCACGTACACCAACggcgacagttatttagggacggaggaagTACTTCAATAACTACCTTCTTTCTTCGCTCTTATTATAGATCTTCGGCGCTCCTGCCTCTCCCGTATAGTTCTCCCAGTAGATGGTGTAGCAACTCCTGCAACATTGATAGCAAATTTGCTACTTATACACAAT
It encodes:
- the LOC136453998 gene encoding uncharacterized protein, whose product is MFAFTSLGAKIDMDINKGPGPYVFKINGQVHHRIRSLLPDEGKSPVYAQLYIYDTDNEVENRISIFDRDRDCEGENEIDRRIVEGLVRMFDVANELVKSFRAARDLLVQNNSCRQLRLRLLHDRSKAAPQYNAPTGSEIAALIVGDFSEEKKSPDIIIQDRGGGLRRISNLHSNYMALQYPVLFPYVLYTIEFQKHGLPHMHILLWLEDRVSDPLGYSLVDEFMVHGPCGELNKKCPCMKNNKCSKFFPKAYQQSTIVGEDGFVQYRRPESGSYVERYGVRLDSGWVVPYNLSLLKRFRAHINVEWCNKTHLIKYLFKYVTKGPDRARAVIESFDNDTHAGPSQQHPVGNDGTTQPQVDTQKKDDEIDEVREYIDCRYLSSHEAVWCMFEFDIHYRTPSVERLSVHLPFMNNLVYQANRPLADIVDDPRSLKTTLTEWKGLKVLIDDDIDSDCTVTQNIVYKEVLQALWSYSV